The following proteins come from a genomic window of Pseudomonas putida:
- a CDS encoding curli production assembly/transport protein CsgG (involved in the stability of the curlin proteins during assembly; involved in the secretion of the major curlin subunit CsgA across the outer membrane), with protein MKRLLSTLLILTALGLQSGCSLREPMSAELDSETPTLTPRASTYYDLINMPRPKGRLMAVVYGFRDQTGQYKPTPASSFSTSVTQGAASMLMDALSASGWFVVLEREGLQNLLTERKIIRASQKKPDVAENIMGELPPLQAANLMLEGGIIAYDTNVRSGGEGARYLGIDISREYRVDQVTVNLRAVDVRTGQVLANVMTSKTIYSVGRSAGVFKFIEFKKLLEAEVGYTTNEPAQLCVLSAIEAAVGHLLAQGIERRLWQVAGDAGEGTAMVDKFLSQNQQP; from the coding sequence ATGAAACGTCTGCTGAGCACGCTGCTGATCCTCACCGCCCTGGGCCTGCAAAGTGGTTGCAGCCTGCGCGAACCCATGTCGGCTGAACTGGACTCGGAAACCCCGACCCTGACCCCTCGGGCCTCGACTTACTACGACCTGATCAACATGCCACGGCCCAAAGGCCGGCTGATGGCCGTGGTGTACGGCTTCCGCGACCAGACCGGGCAGTACAAGCCGACCCCGGCCAGTTCGTTCTCCACCAGCGTCACCCAGGGCGCGGCCAGCATGTTGATGGACGCACTGAGTGCCAGCGGCTGGTTCGTGGTGCTGGAGCGTGAAGGGCTGCAGAACCTGCTGACCGAGCGCAAGATCATCCGTGCATCGCAGAAAAAGCCTGATGTGGCGGAAAACATCATGGGCGAGCTGCCACCGCTGCAAGCCGCCAACCTGATGCTCGAAGGCGGCATCATTGCCTACGACACCAACGTGCGTAGCGGCGGCGAGGGCGCCCGCTACCTGGGGATCGACATTTCCCGTGAGTACCGGGTGGACCAGGTCACCGTTAACCTGCGCGCCGTGGACGTGCGCACCGGGCAGGTGCTGGCCAACGTGATGACCAGCAAGACCATCTACTCGGTAGGGCGCAGTGCCGGGGTGTTCAAGTTCATCGAGTTCAAGAAACTGCTGGAGGCCGAGGTGGGGTATACCACCAATGAACCGGCGCAGTTGTGCGTGCTGTCGGCGATCGAAGCGGCGGTGGGGCACTTGCTGGCGCAGGGGATCGAGCGGCGGCTGTGGCAGGTGGCGGGGGATGCGGGGGAAGGCACGGCGATGGTGGACAAGTTTTTGAGCCAGAATCAGCAGCCGTGA
- the pilO gene encoding type 4a pilus biogenesis protein PilO, translating into MRALESFSSLILHERLRVVGPVGLAAVAVGLLAIGVGCAGVLPQWQSVRELRATEAQASVQVGRVKRGELKIAAQPEQQALDSLRQQLPGQPQASELIERLYRLASAERISLARGEYALGIDPKTQLARYQIVLPVRGSYPQIRGFIKGLLKQLPTLVLEDLELQRKRIGDSELNARLRMTLYLSRS; encoded by the coding sequence ATGCGCGCCCTTGAATCCTTCAGCAGCCTGATCCTCCATGAGCGCCTGCGCGTTGTCGGCCCGGTAGGCCTGGCTGCGGTCGCCGTAGGTCTGCTCGCCATTGGTGTGGGGTGTGCCGGTGTGCTGCCGCAATGGCAAAGCGTACGCGAACTGCGCGCCACCGAAGCGCAGGCCAGCGTACAGGTAGGGCGTGTCAAGCGGGGTGAGCTGAAGATTGCGGCCCAGCCCGAGCAGCAGGCCCTCGACAGCCTGCGCCAGCAACTGCCCGGGCAGCCCCAGGCCAGCGAACTGATCGAGCGTCTGTACCGCCTGGCCAGCGCCGAGCGCATCAGCTTGGCCCGTGGTGAATACGCGTTGGGCATCGACCCCAAGACCCAGTTGGCCCGCTATCAGATCGTGCTGCCTGTGCGCGGCAGCTACCCGCAGATTCGCGGCTTTATCAAAGGCCTGCTCAAGCAACTGCCGACCCTGGTGCTGGAAGACCTTGAGCTGCAACGCAAACGCATCGGCGACAGCGAGCTCAATGCCCGCCTGCGCATGACCCTTTACCTGTCGAGGTCGTGA
- a CDS encoding type II/IV secretion system protein: MPAKNPAKISAYPRELLAQARLQATDERLLDCLERLACDTPDTFTQRLGLTLHYPVLDSHSLLASTPRFDKVALAQCIKRECVLIEQGGQLLGVFADPFDHARLAWIDDVLQGAPLYLAHAADLATFLARHEESFHAVDALDHDAEASSESDPLQRLSLASISEDQSRVVKLVNSTLYDALKLHASDIHLGMTGQGLTIKYRIDGVLNGAGKASGSAFADQVISRIKVMAELDIGEKRVPQDGRFKVAVGDRQIDFRVSIMPSIFGEDAVLRVLDKQDLSDRVSGVQLQALGFADETLRALRRLAAEPYGMILVTGPTGSGKTTTLYAMISEINHGVDKIITIEDPVEYQLPGVLQIPVNEKKGLTFARGLRSILRHDPDKILVGEIRDPDTAQIAVQSALTGHLVFTTIHANNVFDVIGRFSQMQVDPYSFVSALNAVLAQRLIRLACPHCATPCEHDDDTLYGSGLTREGVAGWTFVRVKGCGQCRGSGYRGRSAIAELLHLDDDLRQMIVERRPLAQIKTLACQRGLRLLRASALDLVRDGRTTLEEINRVTFI, from the coding sequence ATGCCCGCGAAGAACCCGGCAAAAATTTCCGCCTACCCCCGCGAACTGCTGGCCCAGGCCCGTCTGCAAGCCACTGACGAGCGCCTGCTCGACTGCCTGGAACGCCTGGCCTGCGACACCCCCGACACCTTCACCCAGCGCCTGGGCCTGACCCTGCATTACCCGGTACTCGACAGCCACAGCCTGCTGGCCAGCACCCCACGCTTCGACAAGGTGGCCTTGGCCCAGTGCATCAAGCGCGAATGTGTGCTGATCGAGCAAGGCGGCCAACTGCTGGGCGTGTTCGCCGACCCCTTCGACCACGCCCGCCTGGCCTGGATCGACGACGTACTGCAAGGCGCGCCGCTTTACCTGGCCCACGCCGCCGACCTGGCCACCTTTCTGGCCCGTCATGAAGAAAGCTTCCACGCTGTCGATGCCCTTGACCACGACGCCGAAGCCAGCAGCGAAAGTGACCCGCTGCAACGCCTGTCGCTGGCCAGTATCAGCGAAGACCAGAGCCGCGTGGTCAAGCTGGTCAACTCCACCCTGTACGACGCCCTCAAGCTGCACGCCAGCGACATCCACCTGGGCATGACCGGCCAGGGCCTGACCATCAAGTACCGTATCGACGGCGTGCTCAACGGTGCTGGCAAGGCCAGTGGCAGCGCCTTCGCCGACCAGGTGATCTCGCGCATCAAGGTCATGGCCGAGCTGGACATCGGCGAAAAACGCGTACCCCAGGACGGCCGCTTCAAGGTGGCCGTGGGCGACCGGCAAATCGACTTCCGGGTGTCGATCATGCCTAGCATCTTCGGTGAAGATGCCGTGCTGCGGGTGCTCGACAAGCAGGACTTGTCTGACCGGGTCAGCGGCGTGCAACTGCAAGCCTTGGGCTTTGCCGACGAAACCTTGCGCGCCCTGCGCCGGTTGGCGGCAGAACCCTACGGCATGATCCTGGTCACCGGCCCTACAGGCAGCGGCAAGACCACCACCCTGTACGCCATGATCAGCGAGATCAACCATGGCGTGGACAAGATCATCACCATCGAGGACCCGGTCGAGTATCAACTGCCCGGCGTGCTGCAGATCCCGGTCAACGAGAAGAAGGGCCTGACCTTCGCCCGCGGCCTGCGCTCGATCCTGCGTCACGACCCGGACAAGATCCTGGTCGGTGAAATCCGTGACCCCGACACGGCCCAGATTGCCGTGCAATCGGCGCTCACCGGCCACCTGGTGTTCACCACCATCCACGCCAACAACGTGTTCGACGTGATTGGCCGCTTCAGCCAGATGCAGGTCGACCCCTACAGCTTCGTTTCTGCGCTCAACGCGGTGCTGGCCCAGCGCCTGATTCGTCTGGCCTGCCCGCACTGCGCCACGCCCTGCGAACACGATGACGACACCCTGTATGGCTCAGGCCTGACCCGCGAGGGTGTGGCCGGCTGGACGTTCGTCCGCGTCAAGGGTTGCGGGCAGTGCCGTGGCAGTGGCTATCGCGGCCGCAGTGCGATTGCCGAGCTGCTGCACCTGGATGACGACCTGCGGCAAATGATCGTCGAGCGCCGCCCGCTGGCGCAGATCAAGACGCTTGCCTGCCAGCGCGGTCTGCGCCTGCTGCGGGCCTCGGCCCTGGACCTGGTCCGCGATGGCCGCACCACCCTTGAGGAGATCAACCGTGTCACATTCATCTGA
- a CDS encoding OPT family oligopeptide transporter: MGHASSTALPQVRIERELSLRAVLTGTVLGILLTPSNVYAGLKIGWSFNMSIIALLVGFALWQGLARHRNNRSAWTLHESNINQTVASAAASIISGGLVAPIPAYTLLTGHQLDPLPMMAWVFSVSFLGIWIAWYLRPALLNDHGLKFPEGMATLETLQQIYNHGREAMARIKVLCSAALLSALVKWVDGFVWAIPRWAPTPALERLTFTVDPSLMLIGFGSIIGIRVGVTLLIGAALAWGGLAPWLIEQALVALAPNASGPQFAALVEWLLWPGVSLMVCATLTSLLVRLFQVPRRSPAEQRTPRARMRFSPWPASGLLLSTALIITLQVLLFGIDWWMALLSIPLAVCLAVVAARVVGATGIAPIGAIGKLSQLSFGLIAPGQVAINLMSANTAGGAAGQSTDLMNDFKVGQAIGATPHKQLIAQCVGIFIGSVVGVLVYRVLIPDPQALLLTEQWPAPAAATWKAVAQTLTQGLGALSLESRWAIATGSAVGVLLGALDSLLPQRAARWLPSTAALGLAFILPASISLMMGFGAVVTWLVSCRWPRVTERFAITAAAGLIAGESIMGVAASFWEMLRGL; the protein is encoded by the coding sequence ATGGGACATGCCTCCTCAACCGCCCTCCCCCAGGTTCGCATCGAACGTGAACTGAGCCTGCGGGCGGTGCTCACCGGCACGGTGCTGGGCATCTTGCTCACGCCCTCGAATGTGTACGCAGGGCTGAAGATCGGCTGGTCATTCAACATGTCGATCATCGCCTTGCTGGTCGGTTTCGCCCTGTGGCAGGGCCTGGCAAGGCATCGCAACAACCGCTCCGCGTGGACGTTGCACGAAAGCAACATCAACCAGACCGTGGCGTCAGCCGCCGCCTCCATCATCTCCGGCGGGCTGGTCGCGCCGATCCCCGCCTATACCCTGCTCACCGGACACCAACTGGACCCGCTGCCGATGATGGCCTGGGTGTTCTCGGTGAGCTTCCTGGGCATCTGGATCGCCTGGTACCTGCGCCCCGCCCTGCTCAACGACCATGGCCTGAAGTTTCCCGAAGGCATGGCGACCTTGGAAACGCTGCAGCAGATCTACAACCACGGGCGCGAAGCCATGGCGCGGATCAAGGTGCTATGCAGCGCCGCGTTGCTTTCAGCACTGGTCAAATGGGTAGACGGGTTCGTCTGGGCGATACCGCGCTGGGCGCCCACGCCGGCGCTCGAGCGCCTGACCTTCACGGTCGACCCTTCGCTGATGCTGATCGGCTTCGGCAGCATCATCGGCATTCGCGTGGGCGTGACGTTACTGATTGGCGCCGCGCTGGCCTGGGGCGGACTGGCGCCGTGGTTGATCGAACAGGCCTTGGTGGCGCTTGCTCCGAACGCCAGCGGCCCGCAGTTTGCCGCGCTGGTGGAATGGCTGTTGTGGCCTGGCGTGAGCCTGATGGTCTGCGCGACGCTGACTTCATTGTTGGTTCGCCTGTTCCAAGTGCCCCGGCGATCGCCCGCTGAACAGCGAACGCCGCGCGCCAGGATGCGTTTTAGCCCCTGGCCTGCGTCGGGGCTGCTGCTGTCCACGGCGCTGATCATTACCCTGCAGGTGTTGTTGTTTGGCATCGACTGGTGGATGGCGCTGTTGAGCATTCCGTTGGCCGTGTGCCTTGCCGTGGTCGCGGCGCGCGTGGTCGGCGCCACTGGCATCGCACCGATTGGCGCCATCGGCAAGCTGTCGCAGCTCAGCTTCGGCCTGATCGCCCCCGGCCAGGTGGCGATCAACCTGATGAGTGCCAACACGGCGGGTGGCGCGGCCGGGCAATCCACCGACCTGATGAACGACTTCAAGGTTGGCCAGGCGATCGGCGCTACGCCGCACAAACAGCTGATTGCTCAGTGCGTCGGTATTTTCATCGGTAGCGTGGTCGGCGTGCTGGTGTATCGAGTGCTGATTCCCGATCCGCAGGCCTTGTTGCTCACTGAGCAGTGGCCGGCACCGGCAGCGGCGACCTGGAAAGCGGTTGCGCAGACGCTGACCCAGGGGCTGGGGGCGCTGTCCTTGGAGTCGCGCTGGGCGATTGCGACTGGGAGTGCTGTTGGCGTACTGCTGGGGGCACTGGACAGCCTGTTGCCGCAACGGGCAGCCCGCTGGCTGCCGAGTACGGCGGCGCTGGGGTTGGCGTTCATCCTGCCTGCATCGATCAGCCTGATGATGGGGTTTGGTGCCGTAGTGACCTGGCTGGTCAGTTGCCGGTGGCCGAGGGTGACGGAGCGTTTTGCGATTACCGCGGCGGCGGGGTTGATTGCCGGTGAGAGCATCATGGGGGTGGCGGCATCGTTTTGGGAGATGCTTCGGGGGTTGTAG
- a CDS encoding type II secretion system protein produces MAASSLNGKASGGFTYLGVLLLIAVSSVALAATGTIWASAAQRDRERQLLWVGGQYAQALRSYYRASPGLAQYPQELTDLLQDNRFPQAKRHIRRLYPDPISNSDEWGLLRSIDGRITGVYSRSDATPFKRSGFSAEWSGFEGLEHYSDWQFVAEQAFTESARGVQMNAGPGDTP; encoded by the coding sequence ATGGCAGCCTCTTCGCTGAATGGTAAGGCCAGTGGCGGCTTCACCTACCTGGGTGTGCTGCTGCTGATTGCGGTCAGCAGCGTGGCCCTGGCCGCCACCGGCACGATCTGGGCGAGCGCCGCCCAGCGCGACCGCGAACGCCAGTTGCTGTGGGTTGGCGGCCAGTATGCCCAGGCCTTGCGCAGCTACTACCGCGCCTCGCCAGGGCTGGCCCAGTACCCCCAGGAACTGACCGACCTGCTACAGGACAACCGCTTCCCGCAGGCCAAACGGCACATCCGCAGGCTTTACCCTGACCCGATCAGCAACAGCGACGAGTGGGGCCTGCTGCGCTCGATCGACGGCCGTATCACTGGCGTCTACAGCCGCTCGGACGCCACCCCTTTCAAGCGCAGTGGCTTCAGCGCCGAATGGAGCGGGTTCGAGGGGCTGGAACACTACAGCGACTGGCAGTTCGTCGCCGAGCAGGCCTTTACCGAAAGTGCACGCGGTGTGCAGATGAATGCGGGCCCGGGAGATACGCCATGA
- a CDS encoding curli production assembly protein CsgF, whose translation MNHRIPRCIAACLLASACASQATELVYTPVNPAFGGNPLNGTWLLNNAQAQNDYDDPDLKDRASAFTGTTALERFSNQLESRMLSQLLDNISNGNTGSMATDAFLIDVIDDSGALSIKVTDRATGEISIIEVSGLNP comes from the coding sequence ATGAACCACCGTATTCCACGTTGCATTGCCGCCTGCCTGCTGGCCAGCGCCTGTGCTTCCCAGGCCACCGAGCTGGTGTACACCCCGGTCAACCCGGCGTTTGGCGGTAACCCGTTGAACGGCACTTGGCTGTTGAACAACGCCCAGGCGCAGAACGACTACGACGACCCGGACCTCAAGGACCGTGCCTCGGCCTTTACCGGCACCACAGCCCTTGAGCGGTTCAGCAACCAGCTGGAGTCGCGGATGTTGTCGCAGTTGCTGGACAACATCAGCAACGGCAACACCGGCAGCATGGCGACCGATGCGTTTCTCATCGACGTCATCGACGATTCCGGGGCCTTGAGCATCAAGGTCACCGATCGTGCCACAGGAGAAATTTCGATCATTGAGGTCAGCGGCCTGAACCCCTGA
- a CDS encoding secretion type II protein has translation MMSSKLCKPAPFLLVALCVAIAGCGSSAVRKDSDQLMKEGQYEAGIARLEEALRDDPRDTELNIALAHSRQAAVEALITQADSDRVRHDFANARMGYGRVLTLEPNNRRAQEGIRQLELIRTLDERVALGQAALRQGDLFGAERYMREVLRLDPQNQKGMTLRSDIENVQARTAQPYPQLRSKLERPVTLEFRDANLKTIFEVLSQVAGINFIFDKDLRPDMKATIFVREVRIEDAIALLLEQNQLRQKIVNDNTVMVYPDSPQKTKDYQELVMRTFYLTSIDANTALNMVKTMLKTRDVFVDERLNTLTMRDTPDAVRMAEKLLQSQDQSNPEVVLEVEVMEVATSRILDLGLQWPNTFGVLSNDGKPVSVLDQLRGIDSSRISISPSPQAKINAQDKDINTLASPVIRVSNREQARIHIGQRVPIISATSVPSTQGPVITESVTYLDVGLKLEVQPTVHLNNEVAIKVALEVSNATPLEATRQGTIPVQVDTRNAQTSLRLHDGETQVLAGLVRNDHNASGNKIPGLGDIPGLGRLFGSNKDDMSKSELVLAITPRIVRNLPYQSPSDMEFPTGTESAMQVRQMAPLAPMDMPGNAPATDAPVVDSQMAVVPTNGSPRP, from the coding sequence ATGATGTCGTCAAAGCTGTGCAAGCCTGCTCCGTTTCTGCTCGTTGCGCTGTGCGTGGCCATTGCCGGTTGCGGCTCCAGCGCGGTACGCAAGGACAGCGATCAATTGATGAAGGAGGGCCAGTACGAAGCCGGCATCGCCCGCCTGGAAGAGGCGTTGCGCGACGACCCGCGTGACACAGAGCTGAACATCGCCCTGGCCCACAGCCGCCAGGCGGCTGTCGAGGCCCTGATTACCCAGGCCGACAGCGACCGCGTCCGCCACGACTTCGCCAACGCCCGCATGGGCTATGGCCGGGTGCTCACCCTGGAGCCGAACAACCGCCGTGCCCAGGAAGGCATTCGCCAGCTGGAGCTGATCCGCACCCTGGACGAACGCGTCGCGCTTGGCCAGGCAGCGCTGCGCCAGGGCGACCTGTTCGGTGCCGAACGCTACATGCGCGAAGTATTGCGTCTGGACCCGCAGAACCAGAAGGGCATGACCCTGCGCAGCGACATCGAAAACGTGCAGGCACGCACCGCGCAGCCGTACCCGCAATTGCGCAGCAAGCTCGAGCGGCCGGTAACCCTGGAGTTTCGCGATGCCAACCTGAAGACCATCTTCGAAGTGCTGTCGCAGGTGGCCGGCATCAACTTCATCTTCGACAAGGACCTGCGCCCGGACATGAAGGCCACCATCTTCGTGCGCGAGGTGCGCATCGAGGACGCGATAGCGCTGCTGCTGGAGCAAAACCAGCTGCGCCAGAAGATCGTCAACGACAACACCGTGATGGTCTACCCCGACTCGCCGCAGAAGACCAAGGACTACCAGGAACTGGTCATGCGCACCTTCTACCTGACCAGCATCGATGCCAACACCGCGCTGAACATGGTCAAGACCATGCTCAAGACCCGTGACGTGTTCGTTGACGAGCGCCTCAATACCCTGACCATGCGCGACACCCCGGACGCCGTGCGCATGGCCGAGAAGCTGCTGCAATCGCAGGACCAGTCCAACCCCGAGGTGGTGCTGGAGGTGGAAGTGATGGAAGTGGCCACCTCGCGCATCCTTGACCTCGGCCTGCAATGGCCCAACACCTTTGGTGTGCTGAGCAACGACGGCAAACCGGTCAGTGTGCTCGACCAACTGAGGGGCATCGACTCCAGCCGCATCAGCATTTCTCCGTCCCCGCAGGCCAAGATCAACGCCCAGGACAAAGACATCAACACCCTGGCCAGCCCGGTGATCCGCGTCAGCAACCGCGAACAGGCGCGCATCCACATCGGCCAGCGGGTACCGATCATCAGCGCCACCTCGGTGCCGTCGACTCAAGGCCCGGTCATTACCGAGAGCGTCACCTACCTGGACGTCGGCCTGAAGCTTGAGGTGCAGCCCACCGTGCACCTGAACAACGAAGTGGCAATCAAGGTTGCGCTTGAGGTGAGTAATGCCACGCCGCTGGAAGCCACGCGCCAGGGCACCATTCCGGTTCAGGTCGACACCCGCAACGCGCAGACCAGCCTGCGCCTGCATGATGGCGAAACCCAGGTGCTGGCTGGCCTGGTGCGCAACGACCACAACGCCAGCGGCAACAAGATCCCCGGCCTTGGCGACATCCCTGGCCTGGGCCGGCTGTTTGGCAGCAACAAGGACGACATGAGCAAGAGTGAGCTGGTGCTGGCGATCACCCCGCGCATCGTGCGCAACCTGCCGTACCAGAGCCCGTCGGACATGGAGTTTCCCACTGGCACCGAGTCGGCCATGCAGGTGCGCCAGATGGCGCCACTGGCGCCGATGGACATGCCCGGTAACGCGCCGGCCACTGATGCACCGGTCGTGGACAGCCAGATGGCGGTCGTCCCGACCAACGGGAGCCCACGGCCATGA
- a CDS encoding prepilin-type N-terminal cleavage/methylation domain-containing protein, with amino-acid sequence MKARRRMHGFSLIEVVLTLALLGLLASMAAPLTETVVRRGKEQQLREALYQIRDAIDAYKRAFDAGYIEKRVDSSGYPPNLQVLVEGVRDVRSAKGAKFYFLRRIPHDPLVAAKDEDEGGWGLRAYDSSPDNPREGEDVFDVYSRARGKGLNNIPYGQW; translated from the coding sequence ATGAAAGCCCGGCGCCGCATGCACGGCTTCAGCCTGATCGAGGTGGTGCTGACCCTGGCACTGCTCGGGCTGCTCGCCAGCATGGCCGCGCCGCTGACCGAAACCGTGGTACGCCGCGGCAAGGAGCAGCAACTGCGCGAGGCGCTGTACCAGATTCGCGACGCCATCGATGCCTACAAGCGGGCCTTCGACGCCGGCTACATCGAGAAGCGCGTGGATAGCAGTGGCTATCCGCCGAACCTGCAGGTGCTGGTAGAGGGCGTGCGCGATGTGCGCAGTGCCAAAGGCGCCAAGTTCTACTTCCTGCGGCGCATCCCGCACGACCCGCTGGTGGCGGCAAAGGATGAAGACGAAGGCGGCTGGGGCCTGCGCGCCTACGACAGCAGCCCAGACAACCCGCGCGAAGGCGAAGACGTGTTCGACGTGTATTCCAGGGCCCGTGGCAAAGGCCTGAACAACATCCCTTACGGGCAATGGTGA
- the csgE gene encoding curli production assembly/transport protein CsgE → MKRLAALCLGLLLLAGVATCAKAGAEDEMQGFIVDNTISHIGHDFYYYFADRLRATSRLDFNLVVRERPDARWGSLVTVEFEREVVYRRFLPPNTTELKDEAVAAADLVKQQIIQRKLQRLLQDTTDLERDEL, encoded by the coding sequence ATGAAGCGCCTGGCTGCGCTGTGCCTAGGCCTGCTGCTGTTGGCAGGGGTGGCCACCTGCGCCAAGGCGGGTGCCGAAGACGAGATGCAGGGCTTTATCGTCGATAACACCATCTCGCACATCGGCCACGACTTTTACTACTACTTCGCCGACCGCCTGCGTGCCACCAGCCGCCTGGACTTCAACCTGGTGGTACGCGAACGCCCGGATGCCCGCTGGGGCAGCCTGGTGACGGTGGAGTTCGAGCGTGAAGTGGTGTACCGCCGGTTCCTGCCACCGAACACCACCGAGCTCAAAGACGAGGCCGTCGCCGCCGCCGACCTGGTCAAGCAGCAGATCATTCAACGCAAGCTGCAACGCCTGTTACAGGACACCACCGACTTGGAGAGGGACGAGCTATGA
- a CDS encoding pilus assembly protein: MRRLDLEFQPRRSGPLVWSLLVLASAMVAGLVLLQQSLQTEQVALEASVHSLELQLGRRPASAEPRNSAASREQAERLAQMRSVSQQLQRPWQQLFAMLEAMPQDDVALLALTPDARKGQVRIAAEARNLEAMLQYHQRLEASDELSDVSLLNHEVLAARPEHPVRFTLTATWETGHARP, from the coding sequence ATGCGCCGCCTCGACCTGGAATTTCAGCCACGGCGCAGCGGACCGCTGGTTTGGTCGCTGCTCGTCCTTGCCAGCGCCATGGTCGCCGGCCTGGTGCTGCTGCAGCAAAGCTTGCAGACCGAGCAAGTGGCACTGGAAGCCAGCGTCCATAGCCTGGAACTGCAACTGGGCCGCCGCCCGGCCAGCGCCGAACCCAGGAACAGCGCTGCCAGCCGGGAGCAGGCTGAGCGCCTGGCACAGATGCGCAGTGTGTCGCAGCAACTGCAGCGCCCTTGGCAGCAACTGTTCGCCATGCTTGAAGCCATGCCGCAGGACGACGTCGCGCTGCTTGCTCTGACGCCGGATGCGCGCAAGGGCCAGGTGCGCATTGCCGCCGAGGCGCGCAACCTCGAAGCGATGCTGCAGTACCACCAGCGGCTGGAAGCCAGCGACGAGCTCAGCGACGTGTCGTTGCTCAACCACGAGGTGCTCGCTGCGCGGCCCGAGCACCCGGTGCGCTTCACCCTCACTGCCACCTGGGAGACCGGCCATGCGCGCCCTTGA
- a CDS encoding prepilin-type N-terminal cleavage/methylation domain-containing protein has translation MKRSKGFTLIELLVVMAIIATLMTIAMPRYFNSLESSREATLRQSLAVLREALDHYYGDTGHYPDSLEQLVEQRYLRNTPVDPITERSDAWQLVPPPEGVAGGVADIKSGATGRARDGSLFAEW, from the coding sequence ATGAAACGCAGCAAAGGCTTCACCCTGATCGAACTGCTGGTGGTGATGGCGATCATTGCCACGCTGATGACCATCGCCATGCCGCGCTACTTCAACAGCCTGGAAAGCTCGCGCGAGGCCACCCTGCGTCAAAGCCTGGCAGTGCTGCGCGAGGCGCTGGACCACTACTACGGTGACACCGGCCATTACCCCGATTCACTGGAACAGCTGGTGGAACAGCGCTACCTGCGCAACACGCCGGTCGACCCGATCACCGAGCGCAGCGATGCCTGGCAGCTGGTGCCACCGCCCGAGGGCGTGGCCGGCGGCGTGGCCGATATCAAGAGCGGTGCCACAGGGAGGGCGCGTGATGGCAGCCTCTTCGCTGAATGGTAA
- a CDS encoding response regulator, with product MNRVLVVDDEQTLAQNLQAYLQAQGLEVHVAHDGASGIEQAESLAPQVVVLDYRLPDMEGFQVLEAVRKNRQCHFVLITAHPTVEVRERAAELGVSHVLFKPFPLMELARAIFDLLGIERRRRATDNPAEGFVERRQNRNESFPLQLYDGSWVLADRRRNGAKPPEPDDDQLLTGE from the coding sequence GTGAACAGAGTATTGGTAGTCGATGACGAACAGACTCTTGCGCAGAACCTGCAAGCGTACCTGCAGGCGCAAGGCCTGGAAGTTCATGTTGCCCACGACGGTGCCAGTGGTATCGAACAGGCTGAAAGCCTGGCACCGCAAGTAGTTGTGCTGGATTACCGCCTGCCCGACATGGAAGGTTTTCAGGTTCTGGAGGCTGTACGCAAGAACAGGCAATGCCACTTCGTGCTGATCACCGCCCACCCCACCGTCGAGGTGCGTGAGCGGGCCGCCGAACTCGGTGTGAGTCACGTCCTGTTCAAGCCGTTCCCACTGATGGAACTGGCGCGTGCGATCTTCGACCTGCTGGGCATCGAGCGCCGGCGCAGGGCCACGGACAACCCGGCCGAAGGGTTCGTCGAACGACGCCAGAACAGGAACGAATCGTTCCCCCTGCAGTTGTACGATGGAAGCTGGGTGTTGGCCGACCGCCGCCGTAATGGCGCCAAGCCACCAGAGCCCGACGACGATCAACTGCTCACAGGGGAATAG